The Salvia miltiorrhiza cultivar Shanhuang (shh) chromosome 1, IMPLAD_Smil_shh, whole genome shotgun sequence genome has a window encoding:
- the LOC131019160 gene encoding F-box protein At1g10780 codes for MESLPDAIVQSILSLMSNPKDVASCNCVSKRWKDSTPYLRSLFFSRNLFDNLTNGDTPDDVILRLVSSVIKLEELVVYCPFSGSGLASWLSMAGSSLRNLELRLDNITEYDTYTEIPSKLDCIRAAWNVESLKLWGVLMVYSPKWDVFHRLKNLEIVGARLEEDALYYALRACPNLTHLLLLGCEGLRSISIQNPYLEQCKLDFFGVGNCSLTVNSSKLESLEVQGCSLIRVCETQCLRNLSISNNAGRVYMVDFGKLVALESLSIRGVQWCWDALSKLLQMASEVKHLYMKVEFTGDSDTLLPFPEIDFVDFFNSHPKLQTFDIHGAMFAALSQKNSLRNVDLRFQIPCLEKVVVTVRSPLSAEQKMSTLDSLIKYAKNLRKMTIKILQMKSSHISADDFFEDICRFSYMHRKIVSIE; via the exons ATGGAGTCACTCCCTGATGCCATAGTCCAGTCAATTTTGTCCCTAATGAGTAATCCCAAGGATGTGGCGTCGTGCAATTGCGTTTCCAAGAGATGGAAAGATTCGACGCCATATCTGAGGAGCCTATTCTTTTCTCGAAATCTTTTTGACAACCTAACCAATGGAGATACTCCTGATGATGTTATCTTGCGGCTGGTGTCTtcagttattaaacttgagGAGCTTGTGGTTTACTGCCCATTTTCAGGCTCCGGCCTCGCCTCCTGGCTATCCATGGCAGGATCTTCATTGAGGAATCTTGAGCTAAGGTTGGATAACATAACTGAGTACGACACCTACACTGAGATACCCTCCAAGTTGGATTGCATTAGGGCTGCGTGGAATGTGGAGTCGCTTAAGCTTTGGGGAGTGCTGATGGTTTATTCGCCCAAATGGGATGTTTTCCATCGGCTCAAAAATCTTGAAATAGTAGGTGCTAGGTTGGAGGAGGATGCACTTTATTACGCTCTTCGTGCTTGTCCGAATCTGACCCACCTTTTACTTCTTGGGTGTGAAGGGTTGAGGTCTATCTCGATACAAAATCCTTATCTCGAGCAGTGCAAGCTGGACTTCTTTGGGGTCGGCAACTGCTCACTTACTGTCAATTCATCAAAGCTCGAATCACTCGAAGTGCAAGGTTGTAGTTTGATTAGGGTTTGTGAAACTCAATGCTTGAGAAATCTTTCCATCTCCAACAATGCAG GGAGAGTTTATATGGTCGATTTTGGCAAACTCGTGGCGTTGGAATCATTGTCTATCCGAGGAGTGCAATGGTGCTGGGATGCTTTAAGCAAATTGCTTCAGATGGCCAGTGAAGTCAAGCATCTCTACATGAAGGTGGAATTCACTGGGGATTCCGACACCCTTTTACCCTTTCCGGAGATTGACTTTGTTGACTTCTTCAACAGCCACCCGAAGCTGCAAACCTTTGACATTCACGGTGCCATGTTTGCTGCTTTGAGTCAAAAGAACAGCCTGAGAAAT GTGGACTTGAGATTTCAGATTCCCTGCCTCGAGAAGGTTGTTGTGACAGTAAGATCTCCGTTGAGTGCTGAGCAGAAGATGAGTACCTTGGATTCGTTGATAAAATACGCGAAGAATTTGAGGAAGATGACAATAAAGATTCTTCAGATGAAGAGCAGCCACATCAGTGCTGATGATTTCTTTGAAGACATTTGCAGGTTTAGCTACATGCATCGCAAGATTGTCTCAATAGAATAA
- the LOC131019197 gene encoding ankyrin repeat domain-containing protein 2B-like gives MSEAVKTPTVAKEEEKSDAAASKAPAESEEKTDAAASKSSEAPSGQGSTIPAIPPPVAGMPSPFDFSAMSGLLNDPSIKELAEQIAKDPSFNQMAEQLQKTFQGAPAVEESVPNFDPQQYYSTMQQVMQNPQFMTMAERLGNALMQDPAMSGMLESLTNPTNKAQLEDRMTKIKDDPSLKPILDEIENGGPAAMMRYWNDKDVLQKLGEAMGFAVGSEGGASGVDASVEDEDEGNDEESIVHQTASTGDVEGLKNALADGADKDEEDSEGRTALHFACGYGEVKCAQLLLEAYAKVDALDKNKNTPLHYAAGYGRKECVELLLKNGAAVTLQNLDGKTPIDVAKLNNQNEVLALLEKDAFL, from the exons ATGTCTGAG GCTGTAAAAACCCCTACGGTCGCTAAAGAAG AAGAGAAGTCTGATGCAGCTGCAAGCAAAGCTCCTGCTGAGTCAGAAGAGAAGACTGATGCAGCTGCGAGCAAATCTTCAGAAGCACCATCTGGACAGGGAAGCACAATCCCTGCAATCCCACCACCAGTTGCGGGAATGCCAAGTCCCTTTGACTTCTCAGCTATGTCAGGACTGCTAAAT GACCCAAGCATTAAGGAATTAGCGGAACAAATAGCAAAGGATCCTTCATTTAATCAGATGGCAGAACAACTTCAGAAAACCTTTCAAGGTGCTCCTGCAGTTGAAGAGAGTGTTCCCAACTTTGATCCACAACAATATTATTCGACAATGCAACAAGTAATGCAAAATCCACAATTCATGACAATGGCTGAAAGACTGGGTAACGCATTGATGCAG GATCCAGCCATGTCTGGCATGCTTGAGAGTTTAACTAACCCAACAAATAAAGCTCAGCTTGAAGATCGAATGACTAAAATCAAAGATGATCCATCGTTGAAGCCTATTTTGGACGAGATCGAGAATGGCGGTCCTGCTGCTATGATGAG ATACTGGAATGACAAAGATGTTCTCCAGAAGTTGGGTGAAGCCATGGGATTTGCTGTTGGCAGTGAAGGTGGTGCATCTGGTGTTGATGCTTCTGTTGAAGATGAGGATGAAGGAAATGATGAGGAATCTATTGTTCACCAAACAGCTAGTACTGGCGATGTGGAG GGGCTGAAGAATGCTCTGGCTGATGGTGCTGATAAGGACGAAGAAGATTCCGAGGGAAGGACGGCATTGCATTTTGCATGTGGATATGGCGAG GTGAAGTGCGCCCAACTTCTTCTGGAGGCTTATGCGAAGGTGGATGCTTTGGATAAGAATAAGAACACGCCTCTTCATTATGCTGCCGGTTATGGCAGAAAGGAGTGCGTGGAGCTTCTATTGAAGAATGGCGCTGCTGT CACGCTCCAAAACTTGGATGGTAAGACGCCCATCGATGTTGCAAAACTAAATAACCAGAATGAGGTGCTAGCCTTGCTCGAGAAAGATGCATTTCTATAA
- the LOC131019406 gene encoding transmembrane emp24 domain-containing protein p24delta3-like: MAAGANVLVWAVLLLLCRARRSDAIWLNLPATGTKCVSDEIHNNVVVLADFVVISDDHVHTTPTISAKVTSPYGNTLYRQENITHGQFAFTTTEAGSYLACFWVDSNYSGTGGLSINMEWKTGIAARDWESVARKEKIEGLELELRKLEEAVETVHENLLYLKSREAEMRTTNEATNYRVAMYSLMSLTICIVVSILQILYLKRYFQKKKLI; encoded by the exons ATGGCGGCGGGTGCTAACGTGCTCGTGTGGGCGGTGCTGTTGTTGCTGTGCAGAGCGCGGAGGAGCGACGCCATATGGTTGAATCTGCCGGCCACCGGCACCAAGTGCGTCTCAGACGAGATTCACAACAACGTCGTCGTTTTGGCCGACTTCGTCGTCATCTCCGACGATCATGTCCACACCACTCCCACCATTTCCGCTAAG GTGACTTCTCCATATGGAAACACTCTGTATCGACAGGAAAACATCACGCATGGCCAATTCGCATTCACGACTACTGAGGCTGGAAGCTATTTAGCTTGTTTCTGGGTGGATAGCAATTATTCGGGCACGGGGGGGCTAAGCATCAACATGGAGTGGAAAACCGGTATTGCAGCCAGGGACTGGGAATCCgttgcaagaaaagaaaaaatcgaG GGTCTCGAGCTTGAGCTCAGAAAACTCGAAGAAGCAGTGGAGACTGTCCATGAAAATCTTCTCTACCTTAAGAGCAG AGAGGCGGAGATGAGGACGACGAATGAAGCCACAAATTATCGAGTTGCTATGTACAGCCTCATGTCACTCACCATTTGCATCGTTGTTTCAATACTCCAGATATTGTACTTAAAGAGATATTTCCAAAAGAAAAAGTTGATTTAG